From Deferrisoma camini S3R1, the proteins below share one genomic window:
- the cobD gene encoding threonine-phosphate decarboxylase CobD: protein MPSPPPDRWPQDHGGNVWEAVDAPRVVDFSASINPFGPPPGLWDEIEAAWPLIVHYPDRSCRRLIEALARRLGSPARALAVGNGSAELIDLVLRCLAPERVVVCPPDFGLYTSLVPPGVAVHRVPRAEARSFGLDLQGLERAVRAGDLVVFSNPSNPAGTLLPAERVLALADLCRERGARLVVDEAFIDFVPDQSVAGQAPFREELVVLRSLTKFYALPGLRIGFLVAAPGVAERIRSRQVPWSVNTLAQAAGAFCLAQEGWETRARSALEAQRRRLAAALERLPGVRPLPSAANYLLVELSRPAPDAGRVYRALADQGILVRHCGSFGLGERFVRVAVRRPEENDRLVAALGSLLPARMAAP, encoded by the coding sequence GTGCCCTCCCCCCCGCCTGACCGCTGGCCCCAGGACCACGGGGGCAACGTGTGGGAGGCGGTCGACGCCCCCCGGGTGGTGGACTTCAGCGCCTCCATCAACCCCTTCGGCCCGCCTCCGGGGTTGTGGGACGAGATCGAGGCCGCCTGGCCCCTGATCGTGCACTACCCCGACCGGTCGTGCCGGCGCCTGATCGAGGCGTTGGCCCGGCGGCTCGGAAGCCCGGCCCGGGCGCTCGCGGTGGGCAACGGCTCGGCCGAGCTGATCGACCTGGTGCTCCGGTGCCTGGCGCCGGAGCGGGTGGTGGTGTGCCCGCCGGACTTCGGCCTGTACACCAGCCTGGTTCCGCCCGGGGTGGCCGTGCACCGGGTGCCTCGGGCCGAGGCCCGGTCGTTCGGCCTGGACCTCCAGGGCCTGGAACGGGCCGTGCGGGCCGGCGACCTCGTGGTGTTCTCGAACCCCTCGAACCCGGCCGGGACCCTGCTGCCGGCCGAGCGGGTGCTGGCCCTGGCCGATCTGTGCCGGGAGCGGGGGGCCAGGCTGGTGGTGGACGAGGCGTTCATCGACTTCGTCCCCGATCAGAGCGTGGCGGGCCAGGCGCCGTTCCGGGAGGAGCTGGTGGTGCTCCGGTCGCTCACCAAGTTCTACGCCCTGCCGGGCCTGCGGATCGGGTTCCTGGTGGCGGCCCCCGGCGTGGCGGAACGGATCCGGAGCCGACAGGTCCCCTGGTCCGTGAACACCCTGGCCCAGGCGGCCGGCGCCTTCTGCCTGGCCCAGGAGGGCTGGGAGACCCGGGCCCGGTCGGCCCTGGAGGCGCAGCGCCGGCGGCTCGCAGCCGCCTTGGAGCGGCTGCCGGGCGTGCGCCCGCTTCCGTCGGCGGCCAACTACCTGCTGGTGGAGCTCTCCCGGCCCGCGCCCGACGCGGGCCGGGTGTACCGCGCCCTCGCCGACCAGGGCATCCTGGTCCGGCACTGCGGCAGCTTCGGCCTGGGCGAGCGGTTCGTGCGGGTGGCGGTCCGCCGGCCCGAGGAGAACGACCGGCTGGTGGCCGCCCTGGGCTCGCTGCTGCCCGCGAGGATGGCGGCGCCGTGA
- the cbiB gene encoding adenosylcobinamide-phosphate synthase CbiB: protein MTGFGPLSVLAAWGLDAVLGDPPWIPWPHPVVAMGRAVAALERRLYRPAGLLWRGAVLWGAVVAGAGGAALALWRAAGWIHPVLGAAVGVYLAYACLATRCLDQEAREVGRLVRRGRIPQARRRLSRIVGRDTSDLSPSEILRAAVETVAENASDGVVAPLFYLVLGAALGWGPALAVAYKAVNTLDSMVGYRNPRYETFGRVSARADDVANWLPARLTALLAAVAAQLLWRRGRHTLRVAWRDGRYHKSPNAGFPEAAFAAALGVELGGPARYGGVVRPSPRLGDPGPRLGPAHLDRALGLLWATSALAATSGALIVVFFP, encoded by the coding sequence GTGACCGGGTTCGGGCCGCTCTCGGTCCTGGCGGCCTGGGGGCTGGACGCCGTGCTGGGGGATCCCCCCTGGATCCCCTGGCCCCACCCCGTGGTGGCCATGGGGCGGGCCGTGGCGGCGCTGGAGCGCCGGCTCTACCGGCCCGCCGGGCTCCTGTGGCGGGGGGCCGTTCTGTGGGGCGCGGTCGTGGCCGGAGCCGGCGGGGCCGCCTTGGCCCTGTGGCGGGCCGCCGGCTGGATCCACCCGGTCCTGGGAGCGGCCGTGGGCGTGTACCTGGCCTACGCCTGCCTGGCGACCCGGTGCCTGGACCAGGAGGCCCGGGAGGTGGGGCGGTTGGTGCGACGCGGCCGGATCCCCCAGGCCCGACGCCGCCTGTCCCGGATCGTGGGCCGCGACACCTCCGATCTCTCCCCCTCCGAGATCCTCCGGGCCGCGGTGGAGACCGTGGCGGAGAACGCGTCGGACGGCGTGGTGGCCCCCCTGTTCTACCTGGTGCTCGGCGCCGCCCTGGGCTGGGGCCCCGCCCTGGCCGTGGCCTACAAGGCCGTCAACACCCTGGACTCCATGGTGGGGTACCGAAACCCGCGGTACGAGACCTTCGGCCGGGTTAGCGCCCGGGCCGACGACGTGGCAAACTGGCTTCCGGCCCGCCTCACCGCCCTGCTGGCCGCGGTCGCTGCCCAGCTCCTGTGGCGCCGGGGCCGGCACACCCTGCGGGTGGCATGGAGGGACGGCCGGTACCACAAGTCGCCCAACGCCGGGTTTCCGGAGGCCGCGTTCGCGGCCGCCCTGGGGGTGGAGCTGGGCGGGCCCGCCCGGTACGGCGGCGTGGTGCGGCCCAGCCCGCGGCTCGGCGATCCGGGCCCCCGGCTGGGGCCCGCACACCTGGATCGGGCGCTCGGCCTCCTGTGGGCCACGTCGGCCCTGGCCGCAACCAGCGGCGCCCTGATCGTGGTCTTTTTCCCCTGA
- a CDS encoding GGDEF domain-containing protein — MARPDDLTYREKYLRLVDELDAKEREWSALGERLRRILTHLTIIAEGPATPEISAALAELRDDLKAGLDLEKLENRVEELKDRVLAETRWADPDQPAPPVHHVLIHLVERLPLPPECAEEALALIETFEAGIAPDDLPDAIEGITGLVYRMRSLVQEEKAQLETLLQEMAQRLRQIDQGIHGAWERSQEGFRASRRLDTAVRQEMRGLTERSAGAGDVVTLRDWIRSSLEAIEAHLEAHRRADENREKELQAEVDRLRQTVTQLEGEVEEQRDRARTAREQSLRDPLTGCFNRLAYEERVRAEEARWRRYGSPLSIIVVDVDRFKSINDRFGHRAGDKVLKAIARIADSQIREVDFFGRYGGEEFVVLLPETPLAAAVKVAEKIRRSVEAFRFHTRGKPVPVTVSCGVAQFRPGDTAASAFERADQALYRAKEAGRNRVETEAPGS, encoded by the coding sequence ATGGCCCGACCCGACGACCTGACCTACCGGGAGAAGTACCTCCGGCTCGTGGACGAGCTGGACGCCAAGGAGCGGGAGTGGTCCGCCCTGGGTGAGCGGCTCCGCCGGATCCTGACCCATCTGACCATCATCGCGGAGGGGCCGGCCACCCCCGAGATCTCGGCGGCCCTGGCCGAGCTGCGCGACGACCTGAAGGCCGGCCTCGACCTCGAGAAGCTGGAGAACCGCGTCGAGGAGCTGAAGGACCGGGTGCTCGCCGAGACCCGGTGGGCCGACCCCGACCAGCCCGCCCCCCCGGTGCACCACGTGCTGATCCATCTGGTGGAGCGGCTCCCCCTGCCGCCGGAGTGCGCGGAGGAGGCCCTGGCCCTCATCGAGACGTTCGAGGCCGGGATCGCCCCCGACGACCTGCCCGACGCCATCGAGGGGATCACCGGCCTCGTCTACCGGATGCGGTCCCTCGTGCAGGAGGAGAAAGCCCAGCTCGAAACCCTGCTCCAGGAGATGGCGCAGCGGCTCCGCCAGATCGACCAGGGTATCCACGGTGCATGGGAGCGCTCCCAGGAGGGGTTCCGGGCCTCCCGCCGGCTCGACACCGCCGTGCGCCAGGAGATGAGGGGGCTGACCGAGAGGAGCGCGGGGGCCGGCGACGTGGTCACCCTGCGGGACTGGATCCGGAGCAGCCTGGAGGCGATCGAGGCCCACCTGGAAGCCCACCGCAGGGCGGACGAGAACCGGGAAAAGGAGCTCCAGGCCGAGGTGGACCGCCTGCGCCAGACCGTGACCCAGCTCGAGGGCGAGGTGGAGGAGCAGCGGGACCGCGCCCGCACCGCTCGGGAACAGAGTCTCCGGGACCCGCTCACGGGGTGCTTCAACCGGCTGGCCTACGAGGAGCGGGTGCGGGCCGAGGAGGCCCGGTGGCGGCGCTACGGCAGCCCCCTGTCGATCATCGTGGTGGACGTGGACCGGTTCAAGTCCATCAACGACCGGTTCGGGCACCGGGCCGGGGACAAGGTGCTCAAGGCCATCGCCCGGATCGCGGACTCCCAGATCCGGGAGGTGGACTTCTTCGGCCGGTACGGGGGGGAGGAGTTCGTGGTGCTCCTGCCCGAGACCCCCCTGGCGGCCGCGGTGAAGGTGGCCGAGAAGATCCGACGCAGCGTGGAGGCGTTCCGGTTCCACACCCGGGGGAAACCGGTGCCCGTGACCGTGTCGTGCGGGGTGGCCCAGTTCCGACCGGGCGACACCGCCGCTTCGGCCTTCGAGCGGGCTGACCAGGCCCTGTACCGGGCCAAGGAGGCCGGACGGAACCGGGTCGAGACCGAGGCCCCGGGCTCGTAG
- the galT gene encoding galactose-1-phosphate uridylyltransferase, producing MRDAHFIRQNKLTKQWVIFAPSRRRRPTDLRAKPTPVPEQIPPCDPNCPFCPGNEPALGRVVLELPGPPPHGWRTRVIPNRYPAVSPELDPRRYSVGIHLALEGHGRHEVIIESPRHDRDLPEMDPAEVEALIETYHRRHRDLMALDDTILTLTFRNRGPRAGASMAHPHSQTIALAVAPPHVRWREEEAQRYFDEWGRCCMCDVLAFETRTGERIVAENDSFVAFVPFAAEVPCEVWIVPRRHQADFGELVDPEKAPLARILRDVLGRIAERLRRPDYNYVIHSSTQYRAGEPHLHWYIQVLPRLTTRAGLEIGTGIAINPSIPEEDAALLRAVSNLGGAR from the coding sequence ATGCGCGACGCCCACTTCATCCGGCAGAACAAGCTCACGAAGCAGTGGGTGATCTTCGCTCCGAGCCGTCGGAGGCGGCCCACGGACCTGCGCGCCAAGCCCACCCCCGTGCCCGAGCAGATCCCGCCGTGCGACCCGAACTGCCCCTTCTGCCCGGGCAACGAGCCCGCCCTCGGCCGCGTGGTGCTCGAGCTCCCCGGCCCCCCTCCCCACGGGTGGCGCACCCGGGTGATCCCCAACCGGTACCCGGCCGTGTCGCCCGAGCTCGACCCCCGCCGGTACTCGGTGGGCATCCACCTGGCCCTCGAGGGCCACGGCCGCCACGAGGTCATCATCGAGTCCCCCCGCCACGACCGGGACCTGCCCGAGATGGACCCGGCCGAGGTGGAGGCCCTGATCGAGACCTACCACCGCCGCCACCGGGACCTCATGGCCCTGGACGACACGATCCTCACCCTGACCTTCCGGAACCGGGGCCCCCGGGCCGGGGCCTCGATGGCCCATCCCCACTCCCAGACCATCGCCCTGGCCGTGGCGCCCCCCCACGTGCGGTGGAGGGAGGAGGAGGCCCAACGCTACTTCGACGAGTGGGGCCGGTGCTGCATGTGCGACGTGCTGGCGTTCGAGACCCGCACCGGCGAGCGGATCGTGGCCGAGAACGACTCGTTCGTGGCCTTCGTGCCGTTCGCGGCCGAGGTGCCCTGCGAGGTGTGGATCGTGCCCCGGCGTCACCAGGCGGACTTCGGGGAGCTCGTCGATCCGGAGAAGGCTCCCCTGGCCCGGATCCTGCGGGACGTGCTGGGCCGCATCGCGGAGCGCCTGCGCCGACCCGACTACAACTACGTGATCCACTCGTCCACCCAGTACCGGGCCGGCGAGCCCCATCTCCACTGGTACATCCAGGTCCTTCCCCGCCTCACCACCCGGGCCGGGCTCGAGATCGGCACCGGCATCGCGATCAATCCCTCGATCCCCGAGGAGGATGCGGCCCTACTGCGGGCCGTTTCCAACCTCGGCGGCGCCCGGTGA
- a CDS encoding phosphoglycerate kinase encodes MEIRSVEEIQVEGKRVFVRADLNVPLKDGRITDDTRIRAALPTLRYLLDGGAAVVLASHLGRPKGRPDPAFSLAPVAERLGELLGLSVFLAPDVVGPKVEPLARDLEPGEVLVLENVRFHPGETKNDPELARQLAALADAYVNDAFGTCHRAHASTAGMASLFPPDRRAAGLLLLKEIRAFERVLDRPDHPYVAVLGGAKVSDKIGVIRNLLPRVDRILVGGAMAYTFLKAQGIEVGGSFVEEDKLELARELLAQAREEGKEIALPADHVIARDLSAEAETRVTDGAEVPAGWKGVDIGPRTREAYARAVAGARTVVWNGPMGVFEIPAFAEGTVAVARAAADSPAFTVVGGGDSVAAVTQAGLADRISHISTGGGASLELLEGKTLPGIAALG; translated from the coding sequence ATGGAGATCCGTTCGGTGGAGGAGATCCAGGTCGAAGGAAAACGGGTGTTCGTGCGGGCCGACCTGAACGTGCCGCTGAAGGACGGCCGCATCACCGACGACACCCGGATCCGGGCCGCCCTGCCCACCCTGCGCTATCTGCTGGACGGGGGCGCGGCGGTGGTCCTGGCGAGCCATCTGGGCCGGCCCAAGGGCCGGCCCGACCCGGCCTTCTCGCTCGCGCCGGTGGCCGAGCGGCTGGGGGAGCTGCTGGGCCTGAGCGTGTTCCTGGCCCCGGACGTGGTGGGCCCGAAGGTGGAGCCCCTGGCCCGGGACCTGGAGCCGGGGGAGGTCCTGGTGCTGGAAAACGTGAGGTTCCACCCCGGCGAGACCAAGAACGACCCGGAGCTGGCGCGCCAGCTGGCCGCCCTGGCCGACGCGTACGTGAACGACGCCTTCGGCACCTGCCACCGGGCCCACGCCTCCACGGCCGGCATGGCATCCCTTTTCCCTCCGGACCGCCGGGCGGCAGGCCTGCTGCTGCTCAAGGAGATCCGGGCGTTCGAACGGGTGCTGGACCGGCCCGATCACCCCTACGTGGCGGTGCTCGGGGGCGCCAAGGTGAGCGACAAGATCGGGGTGATCCGCAACCTACTGCCCCGGGTGGACCGGATCCTGGTGGGCGGGGCCATGGCGTACACGTTCCTGAAGGCCCAGGGAATCGAGGTGGGGGGCTCCTTCGTGGAGGAGGACAAGCTCGAGCTCGCCCGGGAGCTCCTCGCCCAGGCCCGGGAGGAGGGCAAGGAGATCGCCCTGCCCGCGGACCACGTGATCGCGCGGGACCTCAGCGCCGAGGCCGAGACCCGCGTGACCGACGGGGCCGAGGTGCCGGCCGGGTGGAAGGGGGTAGACATCGGCCCCCGGACCCGGGAGGCCTACGCCCGGGCCGTGGCCGGGGCGCGCACCGTGGTCTGGAACGGCCCCATGGGGGTGTTCGAGATCCCGGCGTTCGCCGAGGGCACCGTGGCCGTGGCCCGGGCCGCGGCCGACTCGCCGGCGTTCACCGTGGTCGGGGGCGGCGACAGCGTGGCCGCCGTGACCCAGGCCGGGCTGGCCGACCGGATCTCCCACATCTCCACCGGCGGAGGGGCGTCCCTGGAGCTTCTCGAAGGCAAGACCCTGCCGGGCATCGCCGCCCTGGGGTGA
- the tpiA gene encoding triose-phosphate isomerase, translated as MRTPLVAGNWKMHKTVTEAVALAEAVAAGVRDLAGVEVAVAPPFTALAPVARVLTNTPVRLGAQNVHWELEGAYTGEVAAPMLAELGVHYVIVGHSERRRDFGETDDLVARKAGRVLGAGMTPIVCVGETLEQRDAGRAFEVVETQIRAGIGPLGPDTLERLVVAYEPVWAIGTGRSATAEQAQEMHAHIRATLEAIGGGDAARGVRILYGGSVKPDNAAELLGQPDVDGALVGGASLQAEAFASIARSAL; from the coding sequence ATGCGCACACCGCTAGTCGCCGGCAACTGGAAGATGCACAAGACCGTGACCGAGGCCGTGGCCCTGGCCGAGGCGGTCGCCGCAGGGGTCCGGGACCTGGCCGGGGTGGAGGTGGCGGTCGCCCCGCCGTTCACCGCCCTGGCCCCGGTGGCCCGGGTGCTCACGAACACCCCCGTTCGCCTGGGGGCCCAGAACGTCCACTGGGAGCTCGAGGGCGCCTACACCGGTGAGGTGGCCGCGCCCATGCTCGCCGAGCTCGGCGTGCACTACGTGATCGTGGGGCACTCGGAGCGACGCCGGGACTTCGGGGAGACCGACGACCTGGTGGCCCGGAAGGCGGGCCGGGTGCTGGGCGCCGGCATGACCCCGATCGTGTGCGTGGGCGAGACCCTGGAGCAGCGGGACGCCGGCCGGGCCTTCGAGGTGGTGGAGACCCAGATCCGGGCGGGCATCGGCCCCCTGGGCCCCGACACCCTGGAGCGCCTGGTGGTGGCCTACGAGCCGGTGTGGGCCATCGGCACCGGCAGGTCGGCCACGGCCGAGCAGGCCCAGGAGATGCACGCCCACATCCGAGCGACCCTGGAGGCGATCGGAGGCGGCGACGCGGCCCGGGGGGTGCGCATCCTGTACGGGGGCAGCGTCAAACCGGACAACGCCGCGGAGCTCCTGGGCCAGCCCGACGTGGACGGCGCCCTGGTGGGCGGCGCCAGCCTTCAGGCGGAGGCGTTTGCATCCATTGCCCGAAGTGCGCTATAA
- the secG gene encoding preprotein translocase subunit SecG yields the protein MYTLLIVVHVIVSFILVGIVLLQQGKGADMGAVFGGSSQTLFGSSGGTTFLGKLTAVAAGVFMLTSLGLTYMASHRYKVSVVPDQPAATAPAPQQAPAQQPPADQPAGEQK from the coding sequence ATGTACACGCTGCTGATCGTCGTTCATGTGATCGTGAGCTTCATCCTGGTGGGCATCGTGCTCCTCCAGCAGGGCAAGGGCGCCGACATGGGCGCCGTGTTCGGCGGATCGAGCCAGACCCTGTTCGGCAGCTCCGGGGGCACCACGTTCCTCGGCAAGCTGACCGCGGTGGCGGCCGGGGTGTTCATGCTCACCTCCCTGGGCTTGACCTATATGGCGAGCCATCGGTATAAGGTCAGCGTGGTGCCGGACCAGCCGGCGGCCACCGCGCCCGCGCCCCAGCAGGCCCCGGCCCAGCAGCCGCCGGCCGATCAACCGGCCGGCGAGCAGAAGTAG
- a CDS encoding tyrosine-type recombinase/integrase, protein MKPRASSGARTTRKTRFTKAVVKSLQYDGDGKNRVTWWDSETPGFGVRITPKGSKSYVVLYRNPAGTLKWYTIGPVDRITLTLARQKAREVLASAELGGDPAQEKTRKRGELRVRDLVNLFLADYVDVHLRPSTASEYRRQLLTRVVPALGSKRVSEVTRADVAKLHQKLGKTAPIQANRTLAAVGKMFSWALEHGHLPEGSPHPARGIKKFRETKRDRWIKPEELPRLAEAIAEEPNVFVRGALWLILFTGLRRGEVMGLRWSDVDLDRHELHLPDTKAHRAHVVPLSAPAVALLQGLPRVAGNPYVFPGMREGDHLRDLNGPWARIRKRAGLEDVRLHDLRRTVGSWLATHGASLPLIGKILNHSTPATTAVYARLAEDPVRAALEEHGRRILAAAEGLKVLEGGKS, encoded by the coding sequence ATGAAGCCCAGGGCTAGCAGCGGCGCGCGGACGACCCGCAAGACTCGTTTCACGAAGGCCGTGGTCAAGTCTCTTCAGTACGACGGGGACGGCAAGAACCGGGTGACCTGGTGGGACTCCGAAACGCCCGGGTTCGGTGTGCGGATCACGCCCAAGGGGAGCAAGTCGTACGTGGTGCTCTACCGCAACCCGGCCGGCACCCTGAAGTGGTACACCATCGGCCCCGTGGATCGGATCACCTTGACCTTGGCCCGACAGAAAGCCCGGGAGGTTCTGGCTTCTGCCGAGCTGGGGGGCGATCCGGCCCAAGAGAAGACCCGGAAGCGCGGGGAACTGCGGGTGCGGGACCTGGTGAACCTCTTCCTGGCCGACTACGTGGACGTGCACCTCCGGCCCTCCACGGCCAGCGAGTACCGGCGGCAACTGCTGACCCGTGTGGTGCCTGCCCTCGGCTCCAAGCGGGTGTCCGAGGTGACCCGCGCCGACGTGGCGAAGCTTCATCAGAAGCTCGGGAAGACCGCCCCCATCCAGGCGAACCGGACCCTGGCGGCCGTGGGCAAGATGTTCTCCTGGGCCTTGGAGCACGGTCACCTGCCCGAGGGCTCGCCGCACCCGGCCCGGGGGATCAAAAAGTTCCGGGAGACCAAGCGGGACCGATGGATCAAGCCCGAAGAGCTCCCACGCCTGGCCGAGGCGATCGCAGAGGAGCCCAACGTCTTCGTGCGCGGTGCCCTGTGGCTGATCCTGTTCACGGGGCTGCGCCGTGGGGAGGTGATGGGGCTCCGGTGGTCCGACGTTGACCTCGATCGCCACGAGCTCCACCTGCCCGACACGAAGGCCCACCGTGCTCACGTGGTGCCCCTGAGCGCGCCGGCCGTGGCGCTTCTCCAGGGGCTTCCGCGTGTCGCAGGGAACCCCTACGTCTTTCCAGGGATGCGGGAGGGGGACCACCTGCGGGACCTCAACGGCCCCTGGGCGCGGATCCGCAAGCGTGCCGGGCTGGAAGACGTGAGGCTCCACGACCTGCGCCGGACGGTGGGCTCGTGGCTGGCAACCCACGGGGCGAGCCTGCCCCTGATCGGGAAGATCCTGAACCACTCCACCCCGGCGACCACGGCCGTGTACGCGCGGCTGGCCGAGGATCCGGTACGGGCAGCCCTGGAAGAGCACGGCCGGCGGATCCTGGCAGCGGCCGAAGGGCTCAAGGTGCTGGAAGGCGGGAAGAGCTGA
- a CDS encoding type II toxin-antitoxin system RelE family toxin: MIYRVELTRAAARQVKRLPAETRERILARLEALAEAPRPPGVRKLAGTEDGYRIRVGAYRILYRIEDDRLVVLVMRVGHRGEVYR, from the coding sequence GTGATCTACCGCGTCGAACTGACCCGGGCCGCGGCTCGCCAGGTGAAACGTCTCCCGGCCGAGACACGGGAGCGCATCCTGGCCCGGTTGGAAGCCTTGGCCGAAGCCCCCAGGCCGCCGGGGGTGCGGAAGCTCGCCGGCACGGAAGACGGCTACCGCATTCGGGTAGGAGCATACCGTATCCTCTACCGGATCGAGGACGACCGTCTGGTGGTCCTGGTGATGCGGGTGGGCCACAGGGGGGAGGTGTACCGCTGA
- a CDS encoding type II toxin-antitoxin system RelE family toxin has protein sequence MSWRIEWDERAVKDLKGLDRQAQRRVVRYMADRVGGRSDPRTLGRALEGPLGELWRYRVGPYRVVCRIEDDHLVVLVVRVGHRREVYR, from the coding sequence TTGAGCTGGCGGATTGAATGGGACGAGCGGGCCGTCAAGGATCTGAAGGGCCTCGACCGACAGGCCCAAAGACGGGTTGTCCGGTACATGGCCGACCGGGTGGGAGGTCGCTCGGATCCCCGGACACTCGGCCGAGCCCTGGAGGGGCCGCTCGGGGAGCTCTGGAGATACCGAGTCGGCCCCTACCGCGTGGTATGCCGCATCGAAGACGACCACCTGGTGGTCCTGGTGGTACGGGTGGGGCACAGGCGGGAGGTGTACCGCTGA
- a CDS encoding IS4 family transposase translates to MARTPAGLPEGTRITDYITLGVIAKTFPLPKVHEVLQATGKASQRQRALPAHVVVYYVIALALYMSVSTREVLRCLLEGLQWLMGPRERVRVAGKSAISQARSRLGAEPIERLHNELVRPIAETATRGAWYRRWRLVSLDGSTLDVADTQENEQAFGRPKAARGRSAYPQIRFVSLVENGTHVLFGSRMGGYHTSEVALARHVVESLRPGMLCLADRCFFSWPLWTQACATGADLLWRVKASARLPCIRRLSDGSYLSKIYPNAYARQKDRGGVMVRVIEYTLDGVPGAEDVYRLVTTILDPEDAPAEELAALYQERWEIETALDELKTHLRGARIVLRSKTPELVRQEFFGFLMAHFAIRGLMHEAARKGDVDPDELSFVHTVRVVRRRLPAFVATPP, encoded by the coding sequence ATGGCTCGAACTCCAGCAGGGCTTCCCGAAGGCACGCGGATCACGGATTACATCACGCTGGGGGTCATCGCAAAAACGTTCCCCCTGCCCAAGGTGCACGAGGTGCTGCAAGCCACAGGCAAGGCGAGCCAGCGACAGCGCGCCTTACCTGCCCATGTCGTGGTCTACTATGTGATCGCACTGGCGTTGTACATGAGCGTGTCCACACGAGAGGTGCTCCGCTGTTTGCTCGAAGGTCTCCAGTGGCTCATGGGGCCCCGTGAACGCGTTCGCGTTGCCGGAAAATCGGCCATCTCCCAAGCGCGGTCCCGTCTGGGGGCGGAACCGATCGAACGGCTGCACAACGAACTCGTCCGGCCGATCGCCGAAACGGCCACCCGAGGGGCGTGGTACCGGCGCTGGCGGCTGGTCAGCCTGGACGGCAGCACCTTGGATGTGGCCGATACTCAGGAGAACGAACAAGCCTTCGGACGCCCCAAGGCCGCCCGGGGACGGAGCGCCTATCCGCAGATCCGGTTCGTCTCCTTGGTGGAGAACGGAACCCACGTGCTGTTCGGCTCCCGCATGGGTGGATACCACACGAGCGAGGTCGCGTTGGCTCGGCACGTGGTGGAGTCCTTGCGGCCCGGGATGCTGTGTCTGGCCGATCGGTGTTTCTTCTCCTGGCCCTTGTGGACCCAGGCCTGCGCAACCGGAGCCGATCTGCTGTGGCGAGTGAAGGCAAGCGCACGCCTGCCGTGCATCCGCCGTCTGTCCGATGGTTCCTATCTGAGCAAGATCTATCCCAACGCCTATGCTCGCCAAAAGGATCGGGGCGGTGTCATGGTCCGGGTGATCGAGTACACACTGGACGGAGTCCCAGGCGCAGAGGACGTGTACCGGTTGGTGACCACGATCCTCGACCCTGAAGATGCCCCGGCAGAGGAGTTGGCCGCCCTGTACCAGGAACGCTGGGAGATCGAGACTGCACTCGACGAGTTGAAAACGCACCTCCGAGGGGCTCGGATTGTGCTCCGGAGCAAGACCCCGGAGCTCGTCCGACAGGAGTTCTTTGGGTTCCTGATGGCGCATTTTGCGATACGAGGACTCATGCATGAAGCCGCCCGCAAGGGCGATGTGGATCCTGACGAACTTTCCTTCGTTCACACGGTGCGGGTGGTGCGTCGGAGACTGCCCGCTTTCGTCGCCACTCCCCCCTGA
- a CDS encoding helix-turn-helix transcriptional regulator, translated as MIKPATASHNETPTSETATNNLLVDQDRAAEILGLKNSGTLANWRSMRKGPRYVRLGRLVRYRVSDLLAWLDEQTVDPAEAD; from the coding sequence ATGATCAAACCCGCAACCGCATCGCACAACGAGACGCCCACCAGCGAAACTGCCACCAACAACCTTCTCGTGGATCAAGACCGCGCGGCGGAGATTCTCGGGCTGAAGAACTCGGGAACGCTGGCAAACTGGCGATCCATGCGGAAAGGCCCCCGGTACGTGCGCCTTGGCCGGCTGGTGCGCTATCGGGTCTCTGACTTGCTGGCTTGGTTGGACGAACAGACCGTAGACCCCGCCGAAGCGGATTGA